TCATCCTGTCCGAACGTCAGGTGGAAGGCTAGTTGCTGAAAGAACGGCACAAACGCCGGCGAAAGTGGGAACTCGCCGCCTTGCCGGTCGGCCGATCCGCCGAAGTACACCACGCGGCCGCGCCCGAAGGTGTTGGCCACCAGTGCCGCTCCGCCTCGCGTGAAGCGGGCCCAGGTCTGCACGTTCTTGCCCTGCGCGAAAGCCACCGGACGCACCGTTCTAAACGACACCGTCGACAACGCCTGCATCAGGATCGGGTCATCAAACGCCGACAGGGCCGGAACGAGCGGCTCATTCAACGCCAATCCGACCGGTGGATCGGTGGGCTGTAAGTCGATTGGCGGACCGAGTTGTACCGGCAGAAGGCCGCTGCCTCCCTCGAAGAACATGGCCGCAAGGTTCGAGGCGTTGACCTGTGATCCCGCGATGATCAGCAGCCCCGAGCCCTCTCGCACCGCCGACTTGATCTGCCCGATTGCCGTGCTCGGGAGGGCGGGCACGTCCGCCAGGATGATCAGCGGAAAGTTGCCGATTTGTACCGATTCCAGGCTGCCGGTCGATAGCGTTCGGACATCGAAGAACGGTACGCTTTCACGTTCCTGGGGATCTGTTGGCCAGAGAGCGATGCGGATGAAGCCGCCGGCCGACGTCGCCGGATCGGGCCCCGGTCGTCCGTCCACCAGCAGCACGTTGATTCGCTCGCGCACTTTGAGCAGCATCGATCGCTGGTTGTTCCGCTCATACAGGTCGCTGTCACAACGGGCTGCCACGGTGTGCTCGCCGGGCGAGTTGAAACGATGCTCGAAGCCGACGATCAGATCCTGGTCCGGCGGCACGCTGACTTGTCTGCGGGTGACCTTTCGGCCGTCAACGAAGAGGTCAATGGCCGTCTCCAGCGTCTCTTTCGTATTGAATGCGGTCAGCCGCACGTTGATCGATGTGGGCCACAGGGTGGCGGCCAGCGAGGGAATGAGGGCGTCGGGGCCGCCCGAGATGGTCAAATCGGTCACCGCCGCATCCCCTGCGGGGGTCGGGGGGACGGTGAGGACAAAGACCTCGCCTACCTCACCGGCCTTCGCGAAGGCCTCCCGTTTTTTGGCATCATCCTCTTGCCAGCCGGCTGCCTGGCCGTCGGTTACGAGCACGATTTCACGGTTGGGCGTCTTCTCCTCGCGGAGCCGGTCGGCCGCGCTGCTCATCGCCTGTTCAATCACCGCTGTGCTGTCTCGCGGGGCGAGTCTCGACAGAATCTCGCGCACATAGTTCATGTCGCGCGTGGGTTGACGAATGACATCAACCGGCGGATCGGCCGCAAGGATGACCGCGACGTCGCTCCCTGCGGGTAGTTGATCCAGGTATTCCTCGATTCGGACAACGGCTCGATCCATCCGTGTTCGAATGCCGTCCGACGCCGCCATGCTGGCCGAATCATCCAGCACGATGATGCTGACCGTTCGTTGCCGCTGACCGCTCAACCATTGCCAGCCCGC
Above is a genomic segment from Phycisphaerae bacterium containing:
- a CDS encoding VWA domain-containing protein; this encodes MKLLNSELLWLLPLVAVPVLIHILIRQRLPRVRWAAMTFLLRALRKNRRRLLLETILLLIVRTAIVAAIIFVVLRPVARAGWQWLSGQRQRTVSIIVLDDSASMAASDGIRTRMDRAVVRIEEYLDQLPAGSDVAVILAADPPVDVIRQPTRDMNYVREILSRLAPRDSTAVIEQAMSSAADRLREEKTPNREIVLVTDGQAAGWQEDDAKKREAFAKAGEVGEVFVLTVPPTPAGDAAVTDLTISGGPDALIPSLAATLWPTSINVRLTAFNTKETLETAIDLFVDGRKVTRRQVSVPPDQDLIVGFEHRFNSPGEHTVAARCDSDLYERNNQRSMLLKVRERINVLLVDGRPGPDPATSAGGFIRIALWPTDPQERESVPFFDVRTLSTGSLESVQIGNFPLIILADVPALPSTAIGQIKSAVREGSGLLIIAGSQVNASNLAAMFFEGGSGLLPVQLGPPIDLQPTDPPVGLALNEPLVPALSAFDDPILMQALSTVSFRTVRPVAFAQGKNVQTWARFTRGGAALVANTFGRGRVVYFGGSADRQGGEFPLSPAFVPFFQQLAFHLTFGQDEPQQPAGRALEWHPARTDGITLTYPDGTSVPAEAMVGEDPTTEQPRVLVPSAQRGGIYTLTYNDATGTPRQAKKAVNLPADEFDPAMLALAQLREKPSLAKTRIIGPDDSIRTALLTAKREAELSTTGIVILLILLAAELLLVKLFAPRQVDAQAMLKKAMGL